One region of Syntrophobacter fumaroxidans MPOB genomic DNA includes:
- a CDS encoding HD domain-containing protein: protein MNEMTRRLQREAERIASKHPLPEFYFRFKAPIALARRLYFNHPLVVLMRKTVQPVLQEDLGHGMFHSARVSMDTATLVFVESQSVSANPLGIERMMVLGLLAGLLHDICRDREHHAEVGAIEAEKVLKRFALSRNETKCICEAIRNHEAFIAPTPCKRRAYQLISDCLYDADKFRWGADTFLHTLWHIADHQGLTPRELIDRFPWGISGTLRIAETFRTPTGRQYGPEIIQTGIDIGKEIYRYLLQHFKEEAHEERHPDRH, encoded by the coding sequence ATGAATGAAATGACTCGGAGATTGCAGCGGGAAGCGGAACGAATCGCGTCGAAACATCCTCTTCCCGAATTCTACTTCCGGTTCAAGGCGCCCATTGCTTTAGCCCGAAGGCTGTATTTCAACCATCCGCTGGTGGTGCTCATGCGCAAGACCGTGCAGCCCGTGCTCCAGGAAGACCTGGGACACGGCATGTTTCACAGCGCGCGAGTCAGCATGGACACGGCGACGCTGGTTTTCGTGGAAAGCCAGTCCGTTTCCGCCAACCCCCTCGGCATCGAGAGGATGATGGTGCTCGGCTTGCTCGCGGGTTTGCTGCACGACATCTGCCGCGACCGGGAGCATCACGCGGAGGTCGGCGCAATCGAAGCGGAGAAGGTGCTGAAGCGGTTCGCCTTAAGCAGGAACGAGACGAAGTGCATTTGCGAGGCCATCAGGAACCATGAAGCCTTCATTGCCCCAACGCCTTGCAAGCGCCGGGCCTATCAGCTGATCAGCGACTGCCTCTACGACGCGGACAAGTTTCGCTGGGGGGCGGACACTTTCCTGCATACACTGTGGCACATAGCCGACCACCAGGGGCTCACGCCCAGGGAGCTCATCGATCGTTTTCCCTGGGGCATATCGGGCACACTCCGCATCGCCGAAACCTTCCGAACACCCACGGGCCGCCAGTACGGACCCGAGATCATCCAGACGGGGATCGATATCGGCAAGGAGATCTATCGATACCTCCTGCAGCATTTCAAGGAAGAAGCCCATGAAGAACGACACCCTGACCGCCATTGA